The Henckelia pumila isolate YLH828 chromosome 2, ASM3356847v2, whole genome shotgun sequence genome includes a window with the following:
- the LOC140878578 gene encoding cation/H(+) antiporter 15-like, with protein MDAARMDNTMCAVRHTHRYKGIFYGDSPFLFDTPVFLSQLSLSASLTAIMQHFLTPLGQSGFISQVLAGIILGPTFLGGEPGFRDRVFPISSFYTVDTFAYFGVMLFLFIIGVKTDLSLIRKCGKKAVTIGISAFSFPLLLNFIIGQILTHTVPLEPSLHRSIQWIASFQALSSSHVIICLLADLKLMNSELGRLAISSSMMSGICSWLWAVMILTAKQSLHIKKTKTFLFMLLFLGAMMFFSLFIFRPTILWIIRRTNNPRSLKESHACVVFIFILASAILGEIMGQHFLFGPMILGIVVPDGPPLGTALLNRLEVFVSFIMLPIYFVVTGSRIDFSTISMRSFVVIQFLAFCSFLWKMAAVMVPSLYCKMPINDALYLGLILSNQGIIEVLILGRALSNELIDTQIYSIMVISILVFTGILAPIVKFSYKPLKRYTTQERMTIQNINPTSELRILACIHYQEHTPSLINLFEASYPNPSAPICFYVVHLVELAGRSAPLLVDHHPRNGIPDPSHTNESDHIINALRFFEHERRGSATVYPFTSISPHASMHDDVCSLAAERKVSLVIVLFHKHPVIHIPEGESNAIRAVNNNISKNSPCTVGILIDHGAMACTGSMLSQMDVCRVGVIFIGGQDDREALAYGCRMAKHPNIGLTLFRFLDLDLEGNYSMEMRQDLDMINAYRDGCARNSYCEYQEVRVKDSVGVTSVIRSMESCFDLILVGRWHDKDSRLLVGLEDWNEFPELGCIGGLLVSLESDSKVSVLVMQQMNETQDSFASFENTRWNSFGRVWPLH; from the exons ATGGATGCTGCTCGAATGGACAATACCATGTGTGCAGTTCGGCACACCCACAGATATAAAGGAATATTTTACGGCGACAGCCCGTTTTTATTCGACACTCCGGTTTTCCTGTCGCAGCTCTCCCTTTCGGCTTCTTTGACAGCCATCATGCAGCATTTCTTGACACCCCTTGGCCAAAGTGGTTTCATATCCCAAGTACTT GCAGGAATAATACTGGGACCCACGTTTCTTGGAGGTGAGCCGGGGTTCAGAGATAGAGTTTTTCCGATTTCAAGCTTCTATACCGTCGATACGTTCGCTTATTTTGGTGTAATGTTGTTCCTATTCATCATCGGTGTGAAGACCGATTTAAGTCTCATTCGGAAATGTGGGAAAAAAGCAGTGACAATAGGCATATCTGCCTTCTCTTTTCCCCTTCTTCTCAACTTTATAATTGGTCAAATCCTAACACATACCGTACCACTAGAACCTAGCCTCCACAGATCGATTCAATGGATTGCCTCGTTTCAGGCCTTGAGTTCTTCCCATGTAATCATATGCCTGCTAGCCGATCTAAAGCTCATGAACTCCGAACTAGGCCGGCTGGCCATATCCTCATCCATGATGAGTGGCATCTGTAGCTGGTTATGGGCCGTAATGATCTTGACAGCGAAACAAAGCTTGCACATCAAGAAGACGAAAACATTCCTTTTTATGTTGTTATTTTTGGGAGCCATGATGTTTTTCTCTTTGTTCATCTTCCGGCCCACGATTCTTTGGATCATTCGTCGTACGAACAACCCAAGATCACTTAAAGAAAGCCACGCATGCGTGGTCTTCATCTTTATACTGGCATCTGCAATTTTGGGTGAGATCATGGGGCAACATTTCTTGTTCGGGCCAATGATCTTAGGCATCGTTGTACCAGATGGGCCGCCTTTAGGGACGGCTTTATTGAATAGGCTCGAAGTGTTTGTGTCCTTTATTATGTTGCCTATCTACTTTGTGGTGACTGGTTCAAGGATTGATTTTTCTACCATTTCAATGAGGAGCTTTGTTGTCATACAATTCTTGGCTTTTTGTTCATTCCTTTGGAAAATGGCTGCTGTGATGGTGCCTTCTTTATATTGTAAGATGCCTATCAATGATGCACTCTATCTTGGTCTCATACTAAGCAACCAAGGGATTATAGAGGTATTGATCTTGGGAAGAGCACTTTCAAATGAG CTGATAGACACACAAATATACAGCATCATGGTTATATCAATACTTGTCTTCACAGGAATACTTGCTCCCATCGTCAAATTCTCATACAAGCCCTTAAAGAGATATACTACTCAAGAGCGCATGACCATACAAAACATAAATCCTACATCAGAGCTTAGAATTCTTGCTTGCATTCACTATCAGGAGCATACTCCTTCTCTGATCAATCTCTTTGAAGCCTCCTACCCAAATCCTAGCGCACCTATTTGCTTCTACGTCGTCCACCTCGTGGAGCTAGCGGGCAGAAGCGCTCCCCTTCTTGTGGATCATCATCCGAGAAATGGGATTCCTGATCCATCCCACACCAATGAATCAGACCATATCATCAACGCTCTAAGATTTTTCGAGCACGAGCGCCGAGGCAGTGCCACGGTTTACCCTTTCACTTCCATCTCGCCTCATGCATCGATGCATGATGATGTATGTTCCTTAGCCGCGGAGAGGAAGGTTTCTTTGGTCATCGTCTTGTTTCATAAGCATCCGGTGATCCACATACCGGAAGGAGAATCCAACGCTATAAGGGCAGTGAACAACAATATCAGCAAGAACTCGCCTTGCACGGTTGGTATCTTGATCGACCATGGTGCAATGGCCTGTACTGGATCCATGCTTTCACAGATGGATGTGTGCCGAGTCGGTGTGATCTTTATCGGTGGACAAGATGATCGGGAAGCACTGGCATATGGATGCCGAATGGCTAAGCATCCTAACATAGGCCTGACTCTGTTTCGATTCTTGGATCTTGACTTGGAAGGAAACTATTCGATGGAAATGCGGCAGGATTTGGATATGATAAATGCTTACAGAGACGGCTGCGCTAGGAACAGTTATTGTGAATATCAAGAAGTTAGGGTGAAGGATAGCGTGGGCGTTACTAGTGTTATTAGAAGCATGGAGAGTTGCTTTGACTTGATCCTAGTCGGGAGATGGCACGACAAGGATTCGAGACTTTTGGTTGGATTGGAAGATTGGAATGAGTTTCCGGAGTTGGGTTGCATAGGGGGTTTGCTTGTATCATTAGAATCAGATAGCAAGGTATCAGTATTAGTGATGCAGCAAATGAATGAGACACAAGATTCATTTGCATCATTTGAGAATACACGTTGGAATAGCTTTGGCAGAGTGTGGCCTCTTCACTAG